The following are encoded together in the Rana temporaria chromosome 12, aRanTem1.1, whole genome shotgun sequence genome:
- the LOC120918588 gene encoding spidroin-2-like: MADLKPTIWACRPTIQEQEVVGCIRGLLNQEIVGHIRGLLNQEIVGHIRGLPTQEVVGRIRGLPTQEIVGHIRGLPTQEVVGCIRGLPTQEVVGHYPEGFQPRRLWAITQRASNPGGCGPYPRASNPGGCGPYPRASNPGGCGPYPRASNPGGCGPYPRASNTGGCGPYPRASNPGGCGPYPRASNPGGCGPYPRASNPGGCGPYPRASNPGGCGPAVGHPCPITFIQTQ, translated from the exons ATGGCAGATTTGAAACCcacgatctgggcttgccgaccCACGATccaagagcaggaggtcgtgggctgTATCCGAGGGCTCCTAAACCAGGAGATTGTGGGCCATATCCGAGGGCTTCTAAACCAGGAGATTGTGGGCCATATCCGAGGGCTTCCAACCCAGGAGGTTGTGGGCCGTATCCGAGGGCTCCCAACCCAGGAGATTGTGGGCCATATCCGAGGGCTTCCAACCCAGGAGGTTGTGGGCTGTATCCGAGGGCTTCCAACCCAGGAGGTTGTGGGCCATTACCCAGAGGGCTTCCAACCCAGGAGGTTGTGGGCCATTACCCAGAGGGCTTCCAACCCAGGAGGTTGTGGGCCGTATCCGAGGGCTTCCAACCCAGGAGGTTGTGGGCCGTATCCGAGGGCTTCCAACCCAGGAGGTTGTGGGCCGTATCCGAGGGCTTCCAACCCAGGAGGTTGTGGGCCGTATCCGAGGGCTTCCAACACAGGAGGTTGTGGGCCGTATCCGAGGGCTTCCAACCCAGGAGGTTGTGGGCCGTATCCGAGGGCTTCCAACCCAGGAGGTTGTGGGCCGTATCCGAGGGCTTCCAACCCAGGAGGTTGTGGGCCGTATCCGAGGGCTTCCAACCCAGGAG GTTGTGGGCCAgcagttgggcacccctgccctataaCTTTCATACAGACTCAATAA